The following proteins are co-located in the Apium graveolens cultivar Ventura chromosome 5, ASM990537v1, whole genome shotgun sequence genome:
- the LOC141660364 gene encoding RING-H2 finger protein ATL66-like produces MAAGNSSSEHWHYSQLQDNNFELHGKSIFYLLLLFSIILLIIFLFFYARWFCRYLPNPRATANESHAPQVADTKMHLSLPVVLYGVLKKEKSVVECCICIGVFEEQDKVKVLPVCGHCFHSECVDKWLSTQSSCPICRAGLRVDSLV; encoded by the coding sequence ATGGCCGCCGGTAACTCATCGTCGGAGCACTGGCATTACTCTCAACTCCAAGACAACAACTTTGAGTTGCACGGCAAGTCCATCTTCTATCTCCTCTTGCTATTCTCCATCATACTCCTCATCATTTTTTTGTTCTTCTACGCCCGTTGGTTCTGCCGTTACTTACCCAACCCACGCGCCACCGCAAACGAAAGTCACGCGCCACAAGTAGCTGATACTAAGATGCATCTTAGCTTGCCAGTTGTGTTGTATGGGGTTCTGAAGAAAGAAAAGAGTGTAGTAGAGTGTTGTATATGTATAGGTGTGTTTGAGGAGCAAGACAAGGTTAAAGTGTTGCCTGTTTGTGGTCATTGTTTTCACTCCGAGTGTGTGGATAAATGGCTTTCCACTCAGTCCAGTTGTCCGATTTGTCGAGCTGGTCTCCGAGTTGACTCACTTGTTTGA
- the LOC141660363 gene encoding RING-H2 finger protein ATL66-like, with the protein MAGGLNPSSQPCPYSQPENNDFQFHGKTLLFAVLKALAFLVFIMLFMLFSVSRARATAMEEDDARDLTHMQLPVVFYGALKKEVSVVECCICLGIFEERDRVKVLPQCGHCFHYHCVDNWLSTRASCPLCRSALRVDSLV; encoded by the coding sequence ATGGCCGGCGGCCTAAATCCGTCATCACAACCCTGCCCTTACTCCCAACCAGAAAATAATGACTTCCAATTTCACGGCAAGACTCTTTTGTTTGCGGTCCTCAAAGCACTCGCATTTCTAGTCTTCATCATGCTCTTTATGTTATTCTCCGTCTCCCGCGCACGGGCCACCGCAATGGAAGAGGATGATGCTCGTGATTTAACTCACATGCAGCTGCCTGTTGTATTTTACGGGGCCTTAAAGAAGGAAGTGAGTGTAGTTGAGTGTTGTATTTGTTTAGGTATATTCGAGGAGCGGGACAGGGTTAAAGTATTGCCACAATGTGGTCACTGTTTTCACTATCACTGTGTTGATAACTGGCTTTCGACTCGGGCTAGTTGTCCACTTTGTCGATCTGCTCTCCGAGTTGACTCACTTGTGTGA